Proteins encoded in a region of the Triticum dicoccoides isolate Atlit2015 ecotype Zavitan chromosome 3A, WEW_v2.0, whole genome shotgun sequence genome:
- the LOC119267433 gene encoding protein THYLAKOID ASSEMBLY 8, chloroplastic-like — MVSLLFLPRTTPTASPRAAARPRAGAITCGPRDNRGPLQRGRSLSTEAIHAVQSLKRLTAADRSPSAARGAASASLGRLLRADLLAAMAELQRQGHWSLALAALHVARAEPWYRPDPELYATFVSSSPPSEAAAGAVDALVEAFLEEKEEGRGGRLSESEGPWVGADVYKLTRLVRALVAKGRARAAWRVYEAAVRREGCEVDEYMYRVMARGMKRLGLEAEAAEVEADFAEWEVMVSPPARHLLDEMRARENSNKTATTA; from the coding sequence ATGGTGTCTCTCCTCTTCCTGCCGCGCACGACGCCCACGGCGTCCCCGCGCGCCGCGGCCAGGCCCAGGGCCGGGGCCATCACCTGCGGCCCGCGCGACAACCGCGGCCCACTCCAGCGCGGCCGCTCCCTCTCCACGGAGGCCATCCACGCCGTGCAGTCCCTCAAGCGCCTCACCGCCGCCGACCGCTCCCCGTCGGCCGCCCGCGGCGCGGCCTCCGCGTCCCTCGGCCGCCTCCTCCGGGCCGACCTCCTCGCCGCCATGGCCGAGCTCCAGCGGCAGGGCCACTggtccctcgccctcgccgcgcTCCACGTGGCGCGCGCCGAGCCCTGGTACCGGCCCGACCCGGAGCTCTACGCCACGTTCGTCTCCTCCTCGCCGCCCTCcgaggccgccgccggcgccgtGGACGCGCTCGTGGAGGCGTTCctcgaggagaaggaggaggggcgcGGCGGGCGGCTCTCGGAGTCGGAGGGGCCGTGGGTGGGGGCGGACGTGTACAAGCTCACCAGGCTGGTGCGCGCGCTGGTGGCCAAGGGCAGGGCGCGCGCGGCGTGGAGGGTGTACGAGGCGGCGGTGAGGAGGGAAGGCTGCGAGGTGGACGAGTACATGTACCGGGTGATGGCGCGGGGGATGAAGCGGCTGGGgctcgaggccgaggcggcggaggtggaggccgACTTTGCGGAGTGGGAGGTCATGGTCTCGCCGCCGGCGAGGCACCTGCTCGACGAAATGCGCGCGAGGGAGAACAGCAACAAGACGGCGACGACGGCTTAG